A window of Lacibacter sediminis contains these coding sequences:
- the rpsG gene encoding 30S ribosomal protein S7, with the protein MRKTKPKKIALAPDPRFNDTLVTRFVNNLMWQGKKSTAFTIFYDAIDKVAKTTGEDGYEIWKKAVANVTPAVEVRSRRIGGATFQIPAEVRADRKISLSIKWLVRYSRERNGRSMADKLANEIVSASKGEGGAFKKKEDTHRMAEANKAFAHFRA; encoded by the coding sequence ATGAGGAAGACGAAACCTAAAAAGATAGCGCTGGCACCAGATCCAAGGTTTAACGACACGTTGGTGACACGTTTTGTAAACAATTTAATGTGGCAAGGTAAGAAGAGCACTGCTTTTACTATCTTCTACGATGCAATTGATAAAGTTGCAAAAACAACCGGCGAAGACGGTTATGAAATCTGGAAGAAAGCAGTTGCGAACGTAACTCCTGCTGTTGAAGTACGCAGCCGTCGTATTGGTGGTGCTACCTTCCAGATTCCTGCTGAAGTTCGTGCTGACAGAAAGATCTCTCTCAGTATCAAATGGCTGGTTCGCTATAGCCGTGAACGTAACGGTCGCAGCATGGCTGATAAATTAGCAAACGAAATCGTAAGTGCAAGCAAAGGTGAAGGTGGTGCTTTCAAAAAGAAAGAAGATACACACCGTATGGCTGAAGCCAATAAGGCTTTCGCTCACTTCAGAGCTTAA
- a CDS encoding PKD domain-containing protein, with the protein MTKLSADTTPPLLRKSCKVLTLTVIACFFSTSLWSQLSTAFKASPTSGCAPLLVNFTDESTGGATGWRWDLGNGTISTNQNPSTTYLTPGIYSVKLIITNASGKDSLIKTNYINVLQPPQVAFTTSTSSVGCFPLRVQFVDNSVATSGGTITSWEWDFGDGTTSTAQNPYHVYYNSGNYNVALKVTNSSGCFTLLVKPSFIRATTGVRADFSASAPVNCKPPEAITFTNLTTGPGTVTYKWDFGDGGNSTVTNPLHTYTTAGTYNVRLIAESDQGCIDTITKNNQLSIGNFNSNFSFRDSVCIGDTVKFTNQSIPVPNSSTWYFGDGTSSITANPIKIFSTTGAYTVKLVNNYGACVDSSIKTINVISNPVPNIIVNDSISCRAPFTVNFSNTTPGAKQWLWDFGDGTISTQQNPSHTYTAEGNYTVKLTVQLSAGCTGSLTKTNFIRVQKPVVSILGMPTGGCFPYTFNPVPSVISADSVVSWLWDFGDGGTSTQQFPSHLYPGQGSYTIRLTVTTRRGCTETITYVDGVKTGTKPTANFSAAPLISCAGQPINFTDLSTGSPDAWRWEFGDNKISTNQNPTHAYDTAGFITVRLIAFKNGCPDTATKTSYLQILPPVSKFGITYDCNTTSTVAFSDSSVGAITRLWNFGDGNTSTAVNPTYAYAAPGTYTVTLSVTNGSCTDTSQRVINFLNFNPTIVTDQNAKCKFQSFSFSAGNVTPANITSWSWDLGDGTTSNAASFNHFYTAVGNYTVKLVITDINGCKDSTTKVLNVYGATPSFTALPNPQCVGQAVTFTSTSVTDGTHPITNYLWKFGDGNSLNGNNATVQHSYTTASTYFPKLIVTDSYGCTDSTLTSTILDIFESKLGFYAVDTLSCPNGNVQFVNTSTGSNLSYTWDFGDGNTSTAVNPSHSYAATGTYTVKLIGREAIGCVDSIIKTNYITVDVPQANFIASDTFTICPPLQVQFTNTSTFYKSILWNFGDGNTSTAANPSYSYAIPNDYIVTLTVTSAGGCTSTKQMTIRVLSNTIGNLSYNPITGCFPMQVNFAVTANNNVKYLWDFGDGNTLFTTDSTVGFNYQYPGFYVPKVILQDTQGCLTPLIGIDTIKIFGSKPDFGFDKTVLCDNGTVQFRDSSVTADLVSSYVWNFGDGNTSGLRSPSHTYSNTGVYDVTLTINTVNGCSNTITKPQLIKVVPTPQLSITGTTIYCSPATVNLTGNLINPDTSAIQWIWKVDNRIVNTKNLSNFSIPAAGTYTAWLIATNSSGCTDSTSTTITVNQTPTIDAGKDTTICIGSSFVLTPSGATSYLWSPGTDLNCTNCTNPVSTPQNNIRYYVTGTSSGCSTVDSVFIRVKKPFTVTVSADDTLCLGQNIRLQASGAELYSWSPATGLSSSTVSNPLAAPLTTTTYTVTGTDSSSCFTDSKTVTVYVYNYPTINAGNDTVIIAGTTAQLLAIGSPDIISYSWTPFNTLTCTTCTNPVANPKNNTTYKVEVSNIAGCTSFDEVTVLVGCLAGRIYIPNAFTPNNDGKNDRFFVIGDGVDKIKRIIVYDRWGQPVYLKENIQGNNPAVGWDGTRNGYEQQPGMYTYIAEVVCGDGAVFKMQGTITLIR; encoded by the coding sequence ATGACAAAACTGAGTGCTGACACAACACCACCACTATTGAGAAAATCCTGCAAAGTCCTGACCCTGACTGTAATTGCATGTTTTTTCTCCACTTCGCTCTGGAGTCAACTTTCCACAGCGTTTAAGGCATCCCCTACCAGCGGATGCGCCCCATTACTTGTAAACTTTACTGATGAATCAACCGGCGGAGCAACAGGCTGGCGCTGGGATTTAGGCAACGGTACTATTTCTACAAATCAAAACCCGTCAACTACTTATTTAACTCCCGGCATCTATTCCGTAAAACTTATTATCACCAACGCTTCCGGCAAAGACTCATTAATTAAAACAAACTACATCAACGTTTTGCAGCCTCCACAGGTTGCATTCACCACTTCTACCAGTTCAGTTGGTTGTTTTCCGCTCAGGGTTCAATTTGTTGACAACTCAGTGGCTACTTCAGGCGGAACCATCACATCATGGGAATGGGACTTTGGCGATGGCACTACGAGTACAGCCCAAAACCCCTATCATGTTTATTACAATAGCGGTAATTATAATGTTGCCCTGAAGGTAACCAACAGCAGTGGGTGCTTTACATTGTTAGTAAAGCCATCGTTCATTCGGGCTACCACAGGTGTACGGGCCGATTTCAGCGCCAGTGCTCCAGTTAATTGTAAACCACCTGAAGCAATAACGTTTACAAATCTCACCACCGGCCCCGGAACTGTTACCTATAAATGGGACTTTGGTGATGGCGGCAATTCAACAGTTACAAATCCCTTACATACCTATACTACAGCAGGCACTTATAATGTCCGGTTAATTGCAGAAAGTGACCAAGGCTGTATTGACACGATTACAAAAAACAACCAACTGAGTATCGGCAACTTCAATTCTAATTTCAGTTTCAGGGACAGTGTTTGTATTGGCGATACGGTGAAGTTTACCAATCAATCAATACCGGTTCCAAATTCATCTACCTGGTATTTTGGTGATGGCACGTCATCAATCACTGCCAACCCAATAAAGATCTTCAGCACAACGGGTGCTTACACCGTTAAGCTGGTGAACAATTACGGAGCCTGCGTTGATTCATCGATCAAAACGATCAATGTTATCAGTAACCCTGTTCCAAACATTATAGTAAATGATTCAATTTCCTGTCGTGCACCTTTTACCGTGAATTTTTCGAACACTACTCCGGGTGCAAAGCAATGGTTGTGGGATTTTGGCGATGGAACTATCTCAACACAACAGAATCCTTCACATACTTATACGGCGGAAGGAAATTATACAGTAAAACTTACCGTTCAACTTTCAGCCGGCTGCACAGGATCGCTCACAAAAACAAATTTCATCAGGGTTCAGAAGCCGGTAGTATCAATACTTGGTATGCCAACGGGGGGATGTTTCCCTTATACATTTAATCCTGTCCCATCAGTAATATCAGCCGACTCTGTTGTATCATGGTTATGGGATTTTGGTGATGGCGGCACATCAACACAACAATTCCCGAGTCATCTTTATCCGGGTCAAGGCAGTTACACCATTCGTTTAACTGTAACAACAAGAAGAGGATGTACTGAAACGATCACTTATGTTGATGGTGTAAAAACAGGAACGAAACCAACTGCGAATTTTTCTGCTGCACCGCTTATAAGTTGTGCAGGGCAGCCCATCAATTTCACTGATCTCAGTACTGGCTCACCAGATGCCTGGCGTTGGGAATTTGGCGACAATAAAATAAGTACTAATCAAAATCCAACACATGCTTATGACACTGCAGGTTTCATCACAGTGCGATTGATTGCTTTTAAAAATGGTTGTCCTGATACAGCAACTAAAACAAGTTACTTACAGATACTTCCACCTGTTTCGAAATTTGGTATTACATATGATTGTAACACCACATCGACTGTTGCGTTTTCTGACAGCTCAGTTGGAGCAATAACACGTCTCTGGAATTTCGGTGATGGCAATACATCTACTGCAGTTAATCCAACATATGCTTATGCCGCACCGGGTACATACACTGTTACGTTAAGTGTTACCAATGGAAGTTGTACAGATACATCGCAACGTGTAATCAATTTCTTAAACTTCAATCCAACCATTGTTACCGATCAGAATGCAAAATGTAAATTCCAATCATTTAGTTTTTCTGCAGGCAATGTAACACCGGCTAACATCACATCATGGTCATGGGATCTTGGTGACGGAACAACCAGCAACGCTGCTTCATTCAATCATTTTTACACCGCTGTTGGCAATTACACAGTTAAACTTGTTATTACCGATATAAACGGATGTAAAGACAGCACAACGAAAGTATTGAATGTTTATGGAGCAACGCCATCCTTCACTGCACTTCCAAATCCACAGTGCGTAGGGCAAGCAGTAACGTTTACAAGTACTTCTGTAACCGACGGAACACATCCCATCACAAATTACTTATGGAAATTTGGCGATGGCAACAGTTTGAATGGGAACAATGCAACGGTGCAACACAGTTATACAACAGCATCAACTTATTTTCCTAAACTAATAGTAACTGACTCCTATGGTTGCACCGACAGTACCTTAACAAGTACAATACTCGACATCTTTGAATCGAAACTTGGTTTTTATGCTGTTGATACGTTATCGTGTCCCAATGGCAATGTGCAATTTGTAAATACATCAACAGGCAGTAACTTAAGTTATACCTGGGATTTTGGTGATGGCAATACATCAACTGCTGTTAATCCTTCGCACAGCTATGCAGCAACCGGAACATACACAGTGAAACTGATCGGTCGTGAAGCGATTGGTTGTGTTGATTCAATCATCAAAACAAATTACATTACTGTGGATGTTCCGCAAGCAAATTTCATTGCAAGCGATACATTCACAATTTGTCCGCCACTGCAAGTTCAATTCACGAACACATCAACTTTTTACAAATCGATCCTTTGGAATTTTGGTGATGGGAATACGTCAACTGCAGCAAACCCATCTTACTCTTATGCAATTCCGAATGATTACATCGTTACATTAACAGTAACATCAGCAGGTGGTTGTACTTCTACAAAACAAATGACGATTCGTGTATTGTCAAATACAATCGGCAACCTCAGCTACAATCCGATAACAGGTTGTTTCCCGATGCAGGTAAACTTTGCTGTTACAGCAAATAACAATGTGAAATACCTGTGGGATTTTGGCGATGGCAATACATTGTTTACAACAGATTCAACAGTTGGTTTCAATTATCAATATCCCGGTTTTTATGTGCCGAAAGTAATTCTGCAGGATACGCAAGGTTGTTTAACACCACTGATCGGCATTGATACCATCAAGATCTTCGGATCGAAACCTGATTTTGGTTTTGATAAAACAGTTCTTTGTGATAACGGCACTGTTCAGTTCCGTGATTCATCTGTTACAGCAGATCTTGTAAGCAGCTATGTATGGAATTTTGGTGACGGAAATACAAGTGGTTTGCGTAGTCCATCGCATACATACAGCAATACTGGTGTGTATGATGTAACGCTGACGATCAACACCGTAAATGGTTGCAGCAATACCATTACCAAACCGCAACTGATAAAAGTTGTGCCTACTCCGCAATTAAGTATAACCGGAACTACTATTTATTGCAGCCCGGCAACTGTTAACTTAACCGGCAACCTAATTAATCCTGACACATCTGCAATACAATGGATATGGAAAGTTGATAACCGTATTGTGAATACAAAAAATCTTTCCAACTTTTCTATTCCCGCCGCAGGAACTTATACTGCATGGTTGATAGCAACAAACAGCAGCGGTTGTACCGATAGCACTTCAACAACTATTACTGTTAATCAAACACCGACCATTGATGCTGGCAAAGACACTACGATTTGTATTGGCAGCAGCTTCGTATTAACACCATCGGGCGCCACAAGCTATTTATGGTCGCCGGGAACTGATTTGAATTGTACCAATTGTACAAACCCCGTTTCTACTCCGCAGAATAATATCCGTTATTATGTAACAGGTACATCTTCAGGTTGCAGCACCGTTGATTCTGTTTTCATTCGTGTGAAGAAACCATTTACTGTTACAGTAAGTGCCGATGACACATTGTGTTTGGGTCAGAATATTCGACTGCAGGCAAGTGGAGCAGAGTTATACAGTTGGTCGCCTGCAACAGGTTTAAGCAGCAGTACTGTTAGCAACCCGTTAGCAGCACCGCTCACCACCACCACGTATACAGTAACCGGAACAGACAGCAGCAGTTGCTTTACCGATTCAAAAACAGTTACGGTGTATGTTTATAATTATCCAACGATCAATGCAGGAAATGATACAGTGATCATTGCAGGTACAACCGCACAATTACTGGCAATCGGTTCGCCGGATATTATTTCTTACAGCTGGACACCTTTCAACACGTTAACTTGTACAACATGTACAAACCCTGTTGCAAATCCAAAAAATAATACAACATACAAAGTTGAAGTAAGCAATATTGCGGGTTGTACATCCTTTGACGAAGTAACTGTTTTGGTTGGATGTTTGGCAGGACGTATTTACATTCCGAATGCATTCACACCAAATAATGATGGAAAAAATGATCGTTTCTTTGTAATTGGTGATGGTGTTGATAAGATTAAACGAATCATCGTGTACGACCGTTGGGGTCAACCTGTTTATTTAAAAGAAAATATACAAGGCAACAATCCTGCTGTTGGTTGGGATGGCACACGCAACGGTTACGAGCAACAACCGGGCATGTATACTTACATTGCCGAAGTTGTTTGTGGTGATGGTGCTGTATTTAAAATGCAGGGAACGATTACACTCATCCGGTAA
- the rpsL gene encoding 30S ribosomal protein S12, which yields MPTIQQLVRKGREIIRAKSKSRALDSCPFRRGVCTRVYTTTPKKPNSALRKVAKVRLTNKIEVIAYIPGEGHNLQEHSIVLVRGGRVKDLPGVRYHIVRGSLDTAGVKDRKKSRSKYGTKKEKAKK from the coding sequence ATGCCTACAATTCAACAATTAGTACGAAAAGGAAGAGAAATCATTAGGGCCAAAAGCAAATCCCGTGCGCTGGATAGCTGCCCGTTTCGCAGAGGTGTATGTACACGTGTGTACACAACCACGCCTAAAAAGCCCAACTCGGCTTTGCGTAAAGTAGCGAAAGTGCGTTTAACCAACAAAATTGAGGTGATTGCCTACATCCCCGGTGAAGGTCACAACCTGCAGGAGCACTCAATTGTATTGGTGCGTGGCGGTCGTGTGAAGGATTTACCAGGTGTACGTTACCATATCGTTCGTGGTTCGCTCGATACTGCCGGTGTAAAAGACCGCAAGAAGAGCCGTTCTAAGTACGGTACGAAGAAGGAAAAAGCTAAAAAATAA
- a CDS encoding DUF3857 domain-containing protein, producing the protein MKQLSFAAVLCFAFFTSFAQSKETIAYRKESEEMRKSVWAWEDPKFKVKDIPQKYANASKIIIAHHTELTADSKSSIAFYGLGFGTKHKQNLTEIVREVVKLNDKNAVTEYSELSFTQFEKRSGFYTSDKSSTYVGVRVIKGDGTVKEINADEIVLTKDAANEKQAKLAIPDLQPGDILDYFFATAQNTTNDFATKVYTLLLFDNAPVLSYSFHSQLGKKFAVEYRSYNGAPELAVKKSAESDIEISVQKNDMPPFETSLWVSATRQLPFIRMNIGQGYKGIGSAAMGMSRPGEIKKIANSQNALEEKSREFSLRYYNGYWMRNGREEYISMEKLAKSKAKQMGIEYKSMSREERAALIYYTARFDWLLRFSIDNLEGKINLPSRRFDGFPFSMFALLKAADLDPAIMVYEDRTGFRMNEAMNGSDLGAIAYLPGTNKFFSLTSVFDIPFVVPGSAEGAKNTKSFTFEHPAMAGPGKVANLTEVAPGPNVATSKSTDNARIEKLQISLTAEKTSLNVKRNTILKGHYKLDEQTKLVVYEDIMDYECKVFKQEELLLDEIANSKSGKKYINEVRNAFAEERKKQKDAFSKEAKDWFEQEVTEMKDYKIENPGIRHNAPDFVYSSNFQLGGLVKKAGNNIIVEIGKIQGTPLVIKEEQKKRALDIYMPFARSIEYHLEIAIPEGYTAEGVAALNSKVQNETGYFITEATSNGQTVSVKIMKHYLNSYEPLQNFEKILAFVNASSEWTNAKLLLKKK; encoded by the coding sequence TTGAAACAATTATCTTTTGCAGCAGTATTGTGTTTTGCTTTTTTTACTTCTTTCGCTCAATCGAAGGAAACCATCGCCTATCGTAAAGAGTCAGAAGAAATGCGTAAGTCGGTTTGGGCCTGGGAAGATCCTAAATTTAAAGTCAAAGACATTCCGCAGAAATATGCAAACGCATCGAAAATTATCATTGCTCATCATACTGAGTTAACCGCCGACAGTAAATCATCCATTGCATTTTACGGATTAGGGTTTGGCACAAAGCATAAGCAAAACCTAACTGAAATAGTAAGAGAAGTTGTAAAACTAAATGATAAGAATGCGGTAACAGAATATTCAGAACTGAGTTTTACTCAATTTGAAAAACGAAGTGGCTTTTACACCTCAGATAAATCAAGCACTTACGTTGGAGTACGTGTGATAAAAGGAGATGGTACGGTAAAAGAAATTAATGCTGACGAAATAGTGCTGACAAAAGATGCTGCAAATGAAAAGCAGGCAAAACTTGCCATCCCGGATCTGCAGCCAGGCGATATCCTTGACTATTTTTTTGCTACTGCTCAAAATACAACCAATGATTTCGCAACAAAAGTGTACACACTACTCTTGTTTGATAATGCACCTGTGTTGAGTTATTCATTTCACAGTCAGCTTGGGAAAAAATTTGCTGTTGAATACCGAAGCTATAACGGAGCGCCTGAACTGGCGGTCAAAAAAAGTGCAGAAAGCGATATTGAAATAAGCGTGCAGAAGAATGATATGCCTCCTTTTGAAACAAGTCTTTGGGTTTCTGCCACCAGGCAGTTACCCTTTATACGTATGAATATAGGGCAGGGTTATAAAGGCATTGGTAGTGCCGCTATGGGCATGAGCAGACCTGGTGAAATTAAAAAGATAGCTAATAGTCAAAATGCATTGGAAGAAAAATCCCGTGAATTTTCGCTACGGTATTACAACGGATATTGGATGCGAAACGGTAGAGAGGAGTACATTTCAATGGAAAAATTGGCGAAAAGTAAAGCCAAACAAATGGGGATTGAATATAAAAGTATGAGCAGGGAAGAAAGGGCAGCGCTTATATATTATACAGCCCGGTTCGATTGGTTGCTGCGGTTTTCTATCGATAATTTAGAAGGTAAAATTAATCTTCCGTCCAGACGTTTTGATGGATTCCCATTCTCCATGTTCGCTTTACTGAAAGCTGCGGATCTTGATCCTGCAATTATGGTGTATGAGGATCGTACCGGATTTCGAATGAATGAAGCAATGAACGGAAGTGATCTTGGGGCAATTGCCTATTTGCCGGGTACAAATAAGTTTTTTTCATTGACATCAGTTTTTGATATTCCGTTTGTAGTGCCGGGAAGTGCTGAGGGAGCAAAAAACACTAAGAGTTTCACATTTGAACACCCGGCAATGGCAGGGCCGGGTAAAGTTGCCAATCTAACTGAAGTTGCACCAGGGCCTAATGTAGCAACAAGTAAGTCGACAGATAATGCAAGAATTGAAAAACTGCAGATATCATTAACAGCCGAAAAAACCTCGCTAAACGTAAAAAGGAATACAATACTGAAGGGGCATTATAAACTTGATGAACAAACCAAACTTGTGGTTTATGAAGACATTATGGATTATGAGTGTAAAGTATTTAAGCAGGAAGAGCTTTTACTGGACGAAATAGCCAATTCAAAAAGTGGAAAAAAGTATATTAATGAAGTAAGAAATGCTTTTGCAGAAGAAAGAAAAAAGCAGAAAGATGCTTTTTCAAAAGAGGCAAAAGACTGGTTTGAACAAGAGGTGACAGAGATGAAGGATTATAAAATTGAAAACCCGGGTATACGCCACAATGCACCGGATTTTGTGTACAGTTCAAACTTTCAACTGGGAGGGCTGGTTAAAAAGGCAGGAAATAATATTATTGTTGAGATAGGAAAAATACAAGGAACGCCTCTTGTAATTAAAGAAGAACAAAAAAAACGGGCACTTGATATTTATATGCCTTTTGCAAGAAGTATTGAGTATCATTTGGAGATTGCAATTCCGGAAGGTTATACAGCTGAAGGAGTTGCTGCTCTTAATTCAAAAGTTCAAAATGAAACCGGATATTTTATTACCGAAGCAACCAGTAACGGACAAACTGTTTCTGTAAAAATCATGAAACATTACCTGAATAGTTATGAACCATTGCAAAACTTCGAAAAAATACTGGCCTTTGTAAATGCATCCAGCGAGTGGACGAATGCAAAGTTGTTATTGAAGAAAAAATAA
- a CDS encoding transglutaminase-like domain-containing protein, with amino-acid sequence MKITSLLFTAFFLCQIPAMSQEADDENISILKSVRTFRFVKGTAENPVVVKEEHSRTFTCNKYRTDVPVVELFNSIETMDDVDIRVDGSKRHGIVPRYEYYNRDGIFYSDEQVCYFALPVSKIGSKSEVTIKKTIKDPRYFTNIFFTEGHAINEQEIKLYVPAWVSLDIKEYHFGKYNIRKSVSQESGETVYTFSMNDIPKFKQESSAPGLTYYAPHILVLCKSAQPKDVSYTYFKTVKEQYEWYQSLVQAIGDDEKVIKEKAEEIVKGISNEEEKVKKIFQWVQDNIRYIAFENGIAGFKPEKAQEVLRKKYGDCKGMANLLTVMLRSIKLDARRCWIGTKHIAYDYSTPSLSVDNHMICAWMKNGKPVYLDATEKYIGFGETAERIQGRQTLIENGNQYLLEKVPVASYLQNTSTENRKLVIEGNNLKGHVTHVWKGENKEWLLNALADIKQDKQENALKQFLAEGESGFEISNLKITNLTDYNNDLKIEYDVLWKNAVTVFDKDAYLSIDNRTHFKDYKIDADKRKLPYWIQFKNNLVFEMELILPADKTITELPGKIAIKQPGYSFNAAYTNETGKLRYRTEIIIQNAEILPENFSQWNKDIKQLTDFYDQQVVLTSKK; translated from the coding sequence ATGAAAATTACTTCCTTGCTTTTCACTGCCTTTTTTTTGTGCCAGATACCAGCTATGTCACAGGAAGCGGATGATGAGAACATTTCGATTCTAAAATCAGTGCGCACATTCAGGTTTGTAAAAGGCACAGCCGAGAACCCTGTAGTTGTAAAAGAGGAGCATAGCCGAACTTTCACTTGCAACAAGTACAGAACTGATGTGCCTGTAGTTGAACTCTTCAACAGTATAGAAACAATGGATGATGTTGATATACGTGTTGATGGATCGAAACGCCATGGTATTGTTCCAAGGTATGAGTATTATAACCGTGATGGTATTTTCTACTCTGATGAGCAGGTTTGCTATTTTGCTTTGCCTGTTTCAAAGATCGGCAGTAAATCAGAAGTAACGATCAAAAAGACAATCAAGGATCCCAGGTATTTTACGAATATTTTTTTCACGGAAGGCCACGCCATTAATGAACAGGAAATTAAACTCTATGTACCAGCTTGGGTTAGTCTTGATATTAAAGAATATCATTTTGGAAAGTACAACATCCGTAAATCTGTATCACAGGAAAGCGGTGAAACTGTTTATACTTTTTCGATGAATGATATTCCAAAATTCAAACAGGAATCATCGGCCCCCGGGTTAACCTATTACGCACCACATATTCTTGTGCTTTGTAAATCGGCTCAACCAAAAGACGTTTCTTATACTTATTTTAAAACAGTAAAAGAACAGTATGAGTGGTATCAAAGTCTTGTGCAGGCAATTGGTGATGACGAAAAAGTTATAAAAGAAAAAGCAGAAGAGATCGTAAAAGGAATCAGTAATGAAGAAGAGAAAGTAAAAAAGATATTTCAATGGGTGCAAGACAATATCCGTTACATCGCTTTTGAAAATGGGATAGCAGGGTTTAAACCGGAAAAAGCACAAGAAGTGTTACGAAAAAAATATGGCGATTGTAAAGGCATGGCTAATTTACTTACGGTTATGTTGCGTTCAATAAAGTTAGATGCACGTAGATGCTGGATTGGCACCAAGCATATTGCATACGATTACAGCACACCCTCTCTTTCAGTAGATAATCACATGATCTGTGCATGGATGAAAAACGGGAAACCGGTTTATTTAGATGCAACAGAAAAGTATATTGGTTTTGGAGAAACTGCCGAACGAATTCAAGGTCGGCAAACACTTATTGAGAACGGGAATCAATACCTGTTGGAGAAAGTGCCTGTTGCGAGTTATTTACAAAACACTTCTACTGAAAACAGAAAGTTAGTGATAGAGGGTAATAACCTGAAAGGTCATGTAACACATGTATGGAAAGGCGAGAACAAAGAATGGTTATTAAATGCACTTGCGGATATCAAACAAGATAAACAGGAAAATGCATTGAAGCAGTTTCTTGCTGAAGGGGAAAGTGGTTTTGAAATAAGTAATTTGAAGATCACAAACCTTACAGACTATAACAACGATCTCAAAATTGAATACGATGTATTATGGAAAAATGCAGTAACAGTGTTTGATAAAGATGCCTACCTGAGTATTGATAACAGGACGCATTTTAAGGATTATAAAATTGATGCCGACAAACGAAAACTTCCATACTGGATACAGTTTAAAAATAATCTTGTGTTTGAAATGGAATTAATACTCCCTGCTGATAAAACCATAACCGAATTGCCGGGTAAAATTGCCATTAAGCAACCTGGTTATAGCTTTAATGCCGCTTACACAAACGAAACAGGAAAGCTCAGGTACCGCACGGAGATCATTATTCAAAATGCCGAAATTCTTCCGGAGAATTTTTCACAATGGAACAAAGACATAAAACAGCTTACAGATTTTTACGACCAGCAAGTAGTACTTACCTCTAAAAAATAA